Proteins encoded together in one Lathamus discolor isolate bLatDis1 chromosome 3, bLatDis1.hap1, whole genome shotgun sequence window:
- the TRAF3IP1 gene encoding TRAF3-interacting protein 1, with the protein MDVTNILCLLCLIEGEAEDVAPEKPEVNGEVPLDLPPQSIRRRIPRPGSARPAPPKVKRPESAELLPPARSGSAKTVSNVIVDQQISDDDDDQFVVEAALPLPEVPRMEMEPEAELVEDQKHGGLVKRLLETKKDYEASQISSKMTEREKPFVSEAARKRERDLVAKEIEKFQVSIQTLCRSALTLGRIMDYIQEDMDAMKNELQMWRQENRQHAETLQKEQSVTDSAVEPLKADLAELDQLIKDQQDKICAVRANIIKNEEKIRRMVLSINLSSKR; encoded by the exons ATGGATGTCA CCAACATTTTATGTTTGTTGTGTTTAAtagaaggagaagcagaggaTGTGGCTCCTGAGAAGCCTGAAGTAAATGGTGAAGTACCTCTTGACCTTCCACCTCAGTCCATCCGAAG ACGAATTCCCCGTCCTGGCAGTGCAAGACCAGCACCACCCAAAGTGAAACGTCCAGAAAGCGCTGAGCTCTTACCTCCAGCAAG GAGTGGTAGTGCTAAAACTGTCTCAAACGTGATCGTAGACCAGCAGATttctgatgatgatgatgaccaGTTTGTGGTGGAGGCAGCACTGCCACTGCCCGAAGTGCCACGTATGGAAATG GAGCCAGAAGCAGAGCTGGTTGAGGATCAAAAGCATG GTGGGCTTGTAAAAAGACTCCTGGAAACAAAGAAGGATTATGAAGCATCACAGATATCCTCAAAGATGACAGAGAGG GAGAAACCCTTTGTGTCAGAAGCAGCCAGGAAACGAGAGAGAGACTTGGTAGCCAAAGAAATTGAGAAGTTTCAGGTCTCTATTCAGACTCTGTGCAGGAGTGCTCTGACGCTTGGCAGGATCATGGATTACATCCAAGAAGATATGGATGCCATGAAGAACGAGTTGCAGATGTGGCGGCAGGAGAACAGGCAGCATGCAGAAACTCTACAGAAGGAGCAGAG CGTCACAGACAGCGCTGTTGAACCATTGAAAGCTGATCTGGCTGAACTGGACCAGTTGATTAAAGACCAGCAAGACAAGATCTGTGCTGTAAGAGCTAATATTATAAAGAATGAAGAGAAAATTCGGAGGATGGTTCTTAGCATAAACCTGTCTTCCAAAAGGTGA